The following coding sequences lie in one Cloeon dipterum chromosome 1, ieCloDipt1.1, whole genome shotgun sequence genomic window:
- the asp gene encoding protein abnormal spindle — MAQLNRISSQEDYFEISPVHKIRSGPAKLINDEKEEKAELVLKPFAAKPRLVFKGVKVGNTCSQNLLITNPDPADVYVDIVLPKCNLQTASCRFVVPAKSSVDVDLTWCPQEQGTFSESIQIKDSKGRRGTVSLSLEAIVAKPLRGPKKAAARVAVKAAPMVKSRLTKTAPTAKAKPAWHDPVPPRSPRQVLKPVPTQSIQPSWSTCKDEVPLKIDDDTPLRRETFIVCGKENDGSPALPKTAGKGDISADSLEPTPKLTKQSARRQRTFNNTPARLNDILKEFTLSPLVTNAVVAQDNSVLETQTAFATNLTSICEIETPSFDARRCSTAFKELTDNPIRKPRGVSPRELFHADMHPDVSDDRLSSATYIADRRDSNETYIADRRASNETYVAEKRLSSDTYVLSNSHSFEAASGDSTVLQNAISSPGHRTFTPVLPDVLEDITEETTQRSECVEKPIIDILPQEEISGIVLQNFLDDTISVEALPRTPVAKERDDPDPSQTFSAKKKRKFSGFDFDSIQFTPLRKDESESGRRYNLRSAGKIVTAEETQTLVAVTTDMSPPKKYKLLEETQTLAPVSIDISPPKKFKLPAPMPSEKFINETYTKKMEKVDKTYVLMPTQSGVFVPYGTKKLTLQRPAAEVPEEQDEKLDFPINNKVDDILMEFAMAKMSTPGLQEDPFFMNPLLNDAIIEKYDMDFKKWLNSVLTPPEELESSDAIQVNAAELWNRSTKSLETNLAPTKEMVSSKYLSVKSRLDQLRHAASNLFNKEAMKTVLCCVNSRVDNGKLKIRTDKALHIDQGLKHGILGLFMSYNPLWLRIGLETVCGTLIPMRNNTDVQTLSYYIISRILAPEAVVGKSHLLLNKECKEKYNKFVAKKFLMLVYFLDCAKMSKMIRHDPCLFLKNSKIKTSKEMLITFSRMVLAGEGDITKHLGYMGYKVSYDQGYLDEFNYSVKHMGVDLRDGVRITRVVELVTGSTGLSVHLRVPAISRLQKIHNVGVALKCLEDKGFTVKNLTATDIVMGHREKTLSLIWQIIHNFQVPRFNKAARVIQSWWIRPSLRTVVERRINKKKILKATIVFQKYTRGFLCRKNIAKLAAQLKEEKLQTASAVVIQRACRRFFLKRRVAAFAQHYRENEAARTIQSWIRVCQAKALLQQLRTEAAIKQAALREIAALNIQSHFRRYLAQRQLKLLRADHMKRVVAATKIQCFWRRCTAQRTTELLKEQLMQRNHAATVLQNYWRMKRAREVLGALRTARLHKLTLAACTVQRAWRCFLARKQLQLLREENEQKRNQAATLIQMAWKGFVARKTLRLLAERKQAAIVIQCAWRQQLAMRKLEFLKIQELNRKRYEASVTIQCAWRCFKSKQVLAHLLEKDLAKKNWSAIKIQCLWRSWVARKELDKLKLAHHQRREAACLVLQCAWRVLVARRILLQLKKEAAAVKIQCSWRCYEARKTLQKLKEAAALERANAAAIKIQSAWRCCLARQMLAHLVEEEQMRRNRSATVIQTAWRGKVARKQLASLKQELELKRNSAAITIQCAWRSYIAKRLLVLLMEEDRKKKYRAATVIQTAWRSKVARTLLWRLKENKRFHAASTIQCAWRCYVARKLLAHLIEENTKQRNRAATLIQTAWRGKVARAQLQHLKADWEERKNAAATHIQTTWRCFMARQELCRLRKEENDRRKRAALRIQCFWRRTLAKRTLSDLRARRVVKINKAALVIQKLWRGHATRKIIRQQQHEKQSNAALRIQMAWRSYSARNQLAHLREERFQHRTHAANTIQRSWRRFAAQRQLHSLKLHRDNSAALRIQLCWRSYLARNALKQLREEKIALTNKSATTIQCAWRCFLARRTLAQLKEDQIRRENRAAIIIQCNWRCHMAKLVLLDLKQKLEEKKNAAAIRIQCAFRCYSARKTLVMLKQQNFQKLEAAVIKIQCLVRRLRSVRLLRQLRQDRFARRTHAAVVIQKIFRGQLARRRVAQMKENIIRKQTFELQNKAALRLQTFFRMLLWRKAVATMRFVQTELLGVETELQLWRRILLSDNASLLSFKILLSVLRSQHALRMKHHISARFIQQKWRQYFNMKLSSATKIQALWRGYKCRKNIRQAATTKKAVVITDHQANQDIKLDKNVASKLVIKCDQIKEASKNVTEEQTVGYKILHALKNWQKTFDFEIGAYTLFNRCLDASEALVLPILPGIPIIVDGFQCNNRSVPAMNLAIQASEILLSVAKHPEALTHLQQIPKFIPAVLFNLHISASANEKLFLNCCTILWVLAHNHEMKQAILALPNLAFKLTSIKPKVVKAATRHAVKDMQMPSLKMHKNPRSFTNKQHAFQSVLKKLQLKL; from the exons ATGGCCCAACTGAATCGCATTTCATCCCAAGAAGATTATTTTGAG ATAAGTCCTGTTCACAAAATACGATCTGGACCAGCAAAGTTAATCAATGATGAGAAAGAAGAGAAGGCAGAGCTAGTTTTAAAGCCATTTGCTGCAAAACCAAGACTTGTGTTCAAGGGCGTTAAAGTTGGCAACACATGCTCTCAAAACCTTCTAATCACCAACCCTGATCCTGCTGATGTTTAC GTCGATATTGTTCTAccaaaatgcaatttacaaACAGCGTCATGCCGATTTGTTGTTCCTGCCAAGAGCTCAGTGGATGTCGACCTTACATGGTGTCCCCAGGAGCAGGGGACCTTTTCAGAATCAATCCAGATCAAAGATAGCAAGGGTCGGCGTGGCACTGTCTCATTGTCTTTGGAAGCCATCGTTGCGAAGCCTTTGAGA GGACCAAAAAAGGCAGCTGCTCGAGTGGCTGTCAAAGCAGCTCCAATGGTGAAGTCAAGACTTACCAAAACCGCACCTACAGCAAAAGCAAAGCCAGCTTGGCATGATCCAGTGCCTCCCAGGTCACCAAGACAAGTGCTGAAACCAGTTCCAACCCAATCTATCCAACCATCATGGTCTACTTGTAAAGATGAAGTGCCCTTG aaaattgatGATGACACTCCACTGCGCAGAGAAACCTTCATCGTGTGTGGTAAAGAAAATGATGGCTCTCCTGCCTTGCCCAAAACTGCTGGTAAAGGAGATATATCTGCTGACAGCTTAGAGCCAACAcccaaattaacaaaacagtCTGCAAGAAGACAAAGAACATTCAACAATACACCTGCTAGATTGAACGACATCCTCAAGGAATTCACACTGAGCCCTCTAGTAACCAATGCGGTTGTTGCGCAGGACAACTCCGTCTTGGAGACTCAAACTGCCTTTGCGACAAACCTGACTTCCATTTGCGAAATCGAAACTCCTTCCTTTGATGCCAGGCGCTGTTCCACCGCATTCAAGGAACTTACAGACAATCCTATTAGGAAGCCCAGAGGAGTCTCACCAAGGGAACTGTTTCATGCTGACATGCATCCTGATGTGTCAGATGATCGCCTGAGCAGTGCTACTTACATCGCTGACCGCAGAGACAGCAACGAGACCTACATTGCCGATAGACGAGCCAGCAATGAGACTTACGTGGCTGAAAAGAGGCTCAGCTCTGACACATACGTCCTTTCCAACTCACATAGCTTTGAAGCTGCCTCAGGAGATTCAACTGTACTCCAGAACGCGATTAGTTCTCCGGGCCACAGAACTTTTACTCCGGTTTTACCTGATGTGCTGGAAGATATTACTGAGGAAACAACCCAAAGGTCTGAATGCGTGGAAAAGCCCATTATTGATATTCTGCCTCAAGAGGAAATATCTGGCAttgtattgcaaaatttcttgGATGACACAATTTCAGTCGAAGCTCTCCCCAGAACTCCTGTAGCCAAGGAAAGAGATGATCCAGATCCATCACAGACTTTTTCTgcaaagaaaaagagaaagttTAGTGGATTCGACTTCGATTCCATTCAGTTTACTCCACTTCGCAAAGATGAAAGCGAAAGCGGCCGCAGATACAACTTGCGTTCAGCTGGGAAGATAGTGACTGCTGAAGAAACCCAAACTTTGGTAGCAGTCACTACGGACATGTCACCACCAAAGAAATACAAGCTGCTAGAGGAGACTCAAACCTTGGCCCCAGTTTCCATTGATATTTCTCCTCCCAAGAAGTTTAAACTGCCGGCTCCAATGCCAAGTGAGAAATTCATCAATGAGACGTACACTAAAA aaatggaaaaggtGGACAAAACCTATGTCCTCATGCCCACCCAGAGTGGAGTATTTGTGCCCTATGGAACAAAGAAACTCACTTTGCAGAGGCCAGCCGCAGAAGTCCCTGAGGAGCAAGACGAGAAACTTGATTTTCCAATAAACAACAAAGTAGATGATATCCTCATGGAATTTGCGATGGCAAAAATGTCGACTCCAGGCCTCCAAGAAGATCCCTTTTTCATGAATCCTCTCCTAAATGACGCCATTATAGAAAAGTATGACATggactttaaaaaatggctcaaCTCGGTTCTGACTCCACCTGAGGAGCTTGAGTCGTCTGATGCCATTCAGGTGAATGCTGCTGAACTCTGGAACCGCAGCACCAAATCTTTGGAAACCAATCTAGCGCCTACAAAGGAAATGGTCTCATCTAAATACCTCTCTGTCAAG TCACGTTTAGATCAGTTGAGGCATGCTGCGAGCAACCTTTTCAACAAAGAAGCAATGAAGACAGTACTTTGCTGTGTAAATTCCAGAGTTGATAATGGAAAACTTAAAATTCGAACAGATAAAGCTCTACACATAGATCAAG GTTTGAAGCATGGAATTCTTGGACTCTTCATGAGCTACAATCCACTATGGCTGAGAATTGGTTTGGAAACCGTTTGCGGAACATTGATTCCAATGAGAAACAACACTGATGTACAAACCCTTTCCTATTATATTATCTCAAG gaTTCTTGCTCCAGAGGCTGTGGTGGGAAAGTCTCATCTCTTGCTTAATAAAgagtgcaaagaaaaatacaacaagTTTGTCGCCAAGAAATTCCTGATGCTTGTGTATTTCTTGGACTGTGCCAAAATGAGCAAGATGATTCGACATGACCCTTGTCTctttctgaaaaattcaaaaatcaag ACCAGCAAGGAGATGCTCATCACTTTCTCACGTATGGTGCTAGCTGGTGAGGGAGATATTACCAAGCATCTGGGTTACATGGGATACAAAGTGTCCTATGACCAAGGCTACCTGGATGAATTCAACTACTCAGTAAAACACATGGGTGTTGATTTGAGAGATGGTGTCCGTATTAC ACGAGTGGTGGAATTGGTCACCGGATCCACTGGTTTGAGTGTGCATTTGAGAGTACCCGCAATATCTCGCCTTCAAAAGATTCACAATGTTGGTGTTGCTTTGAAGTGCCTTGAAGACAAAGGTTTCACAGTAAAGAACTTGACAGCTACTGACATTGTCATGGGACACAGAGAGAAGACACTGTCGCTAATTTGGCAAATCATTCACAACTTCCAG GTTCCAAGATTCAACAAGGCGGCCAGAGTGATTCAAAGTTGGTGGATCCGTCCTTCTTTGAGGACTGTCGTGGAGCGCAGGatcaacaaaaagaaaatcctTAAAGCCACGATTGTTTTCCAGAAGTACACAAGAGGTTTCCTCTGCCGCAAAAACATTGCCAAACTGGCTGCTCAACTGAAGGAAGAAAAGCTGCAGACCGCAAGTGCTGTGGTCATACAGCGAGCTTGCCGGCGGTTTTTTCTGAAGCGGCGGGTAGCCGCCTTTGCTCAGCACTACAGAGAAAATGAGGCTGCCCGCACCATCCAATCTTGGATCAGAGTTTGTCAAGCAAAAGCACTGTTGCAACAGTTAAGAACCGAGGCCGCCATCAAGCAAGCTGCACTGCGAGAAATTGCTGCCCTCAATATTCAATCCCACTTTAGAAGATACCTTGCCCAGAGACAACTTAAGCTGCTGAGGGCCGACCATATGAAACGAGTTGTAGCAGCTACCAAGATCCAGTGTTTCTGGAGGCGCTGTACTGCTCAGCGGACGACTGAGTTGCTAAAGGAGCAGCTAATGCAGCGAAATCATGCAGCAACAGTCTTGCAAAATTATTGGCGTATGAAGAGGGCTAGAGAGGTGCTTGGCGCTTTGAGAACAGCGCGGCTCCATAAGTTGACCCTGGCAGCGTGCACCGTGCAGAGGGCTTGGCGCTGCTTCTTAGCTCGGAAGCAGCTTCAATTGCTGCGCGAGGAAAACGAGCAGAAACGAAATCAGGCTGCAACATTGATTCAGATGGCATGGAAAGGGTTTGTCGCCAGGAAAACATTGCGCCTTCTGGCTGAGCGAAAACAAGCCGCAATCGTGATTCAATGTGCTTGGAGACAGCAATTGGCCATGCGAAAGCTGGAATTTCTGAAAATCCAGGAGTTGAATCGAAAGAGGTATGAAGCCAGCGTCACGATCCAATGTGCTTGGAGATGCTTCAAATCTAAGCAAGTGCTGG cTCACCTGCTGGAGAAAGATCTTGCTAAGAAAAATTGGTCTGCCATTAAAATTCAGTGCTTGTGGAGAAGCTGGGTGGCTCGCAAGGAATTAGACAAACTGAAGTTGGCCCACCATCAAAGAAGAGAAGCAGCATGCCTGGTTCTGCAATGCGCTTGGAGAGTGCTCGTTGCGCGCAGGATTTTGCTCCAGTTGAAGAAAGAGGCGGCTGCAGTCAAAATTCAGTGCTCGTGGAGATGTTACGAAGCACGGAAAACCTTGCAGAAGTTAAAGGAAGCCGCTGCATTGGAAAGAGCTAACGCTGCCGCTATAAAAATCCAGTCTGCTTGGAGATGTTGCTTAGCACGGCAAATGCTTg CACACCTGGTAGAGGAGGAGCAAATGAGAAGGAATAGATCTGCAACTGTGATTCAGACAGCCTGGAGAGGAAAGGTTGCCAGGAAGCAACTTGCTTCACTGAAACAAGAACTGGAATTGAAGAGAAACTCTGCAGCGATAACCATACAATGTGCCTGGAGGAGCTACATTGCTAAGAGATTGCTGG TTCTATTGATGGAGGAGGATCGCAAGAAGAAATATAGAGCTGCAACTGTTATCCAGACTGCGTGGAGGTCAAAAGTTGCCAGAACTCTGCTTTGGAGATTGAAGGAAAATAAGAGATTTCACGCAGCTTCTACCATTCAGTGTGCTTGGAGATGTTATGTGGCCAGAAAACTGTTGG CTCATCTGATTGAAGAAAACACCAAGCAGCGAAACAGGGCTGCGACTTTAATTCAGACTGCTTGGAGAGGAAAAGTTGCCCGCGCTCAGCTTCAACATTTGAAAGCTGACTGGGAAGAAAGGAAAAACGCGGCAGCAACTCACATCCAGACCACGTGGAGATGCTTCATGGCCAGGCAAGAGCTCTGTCGTCTTCGAAAAGAAGAGAATGACAGAAGGAAAAGGGCCGCCCTTCGAATCCAGTGTTTCTGGAGGCGCACTTTGGCCAAGAGAACACTTTCTGATTTGAGAGCACGTCGCGTGgttaaaatcaacaaagcaGCTCTTGTGATTCAAAAACTCTGGAGAGGACATGCAACAAGAAAAATCATCAGACAGCAGCAGCATGAAAAGCAATCAAACGCTGCCCTCAGAATTCAAATGGCTTGGAGGAGTTATTCTGCTCGGAATCAGCTGGCTCATTTGAGGGAGGAACGATTCCAGCATAGAACGCATGCTGCAAACACGATTCAGCGCAGCTGGAGGAGGTTTGCGGCCCAGCGACAGCTGCACTCATTGAAACTCCACAGGGACAACTCAGCAGCTCTGAGAATCCAGCTCTGCTGGAGAAGCTACCTTGCAAGAAATGCACTCAAACAACTGAGGGAAGAGAAAATAGCGCTAACCAACAAGTCTGCAACTACCATTCAATGTGCCTGGCGGTGTTTCCTTGCTAGAAGGACCCTGGCTCAACTGAAAGAGGACCAAATCCGTAGGGAGAACAGGGCGGCAATCATCATTCAGTGCAATTGGCGGTGCCACATGGCAAAGCTGGTGTTGTTGGATTTGAAGCAGAAGTTGGAAGAAAAGAAGAACGCTGCTGCCATTAGAATTCAGTGTGCCTTCCGCTGCTACTCTGCCAGGAAGACACTGGTCATGCTCAAGCAACAGAACTTCCAGAAACTTGAGGCAGcagtcataaaaattcaatgtctAGTGAGGCGACTGAGGTCTGTGCGTCTCTTGCGTCAACTCCGCCAAGATCGTTTTGCAAGAAGAACACACGCTGCTGTTGTCATTCAGAAGATTTTCAGAGGACAGTTGGCTCGTCGGCGTGTCGCTCAAATGAAAGAGAATATCATCAGAAAGCAGACTTTTGAGTTGCAGAACAAGGCTGCGCTAAGGCTGCAGACATTCTTCCGCATGCTGTTGTGGCGAAAAGCTGTTGCAACCATGCGATTCGTGCAAACTGAGTTGCTTGGCGTCGAGACTGAGTTGCAGCTGTGGCGCAGAATTCTCTTGAGTGATAACGCTTCCCTGCTGAGTTTCAAGATTCTTCTCTCTGTCCTTCGAAGCCAACATGCGCTCAGAATG AAACACCACATCAGCGCCAGGTTTATACAGCAGAAGTGGAGGCAGTACTTCAACATGAAACTGAGTTCTGCCACTAAAATCCAG GCTCTTTGGCGAGGATACAAATGTCGCAAAAATATTAGACAAGCTGCTACAACAAAGAAAGCTGTGGTCATTACTGATCATCAGGCAAATCAAGATATCAAGCTTGACAAAAATGTTGCGTCAAAGCTTGTAATAAAGTGTGACCAAATCAAGGAGGCCAGCAAGAATGTGACCGAGGAGCAGACTGTGGGCTACAAAATCTTGCACGCCCTTAAAAACTGGCagaaaacatttgattttgaaattggggCTTACACTCTCTTCA ACCGGTGCCTTGATGCGTCAGAAGCATTAGTCCTGCCGATTCTTCCTGGAATTCCAATCATTGTAGATGGATTCCAATGCAACAATCGCTCTGTGCCTGCCATGAATTTGGCCATCCAAGCGTCCGAAATTCTACTTAGTGTTGCCAAGCACCCAGAAGCTTTGACCCACTTACAACAG ATTCCCAAGTTCATCCCTGCTGTCctgtttaatttgcatatttcgGCCTCTGCCAATGAGAAGTTATTCTTGAATTGCTGTACCATTCTATGGGTTCTTGCACACAACCATGAAATGAAGCag